In a genomic window of Leishmania donovani BPK282A1 complete genome, chromosome 32:
- a CDS encoding chloride channel protein, putative has translation MSAAYGNAGTSGTFDTPSATLRRREADAATAAWFHELVKEVEEAGDAEVNRARAPLFEKAHRPHVFTAEERRRMDCYESIDYAEGQSLVHRVSTTRQSSTDAKGWLRLLMFVLIGLAVGGWSLLVFQTLDYLAEVKLDAVQGVVRSRNSTYPPFNASRICMSALCNSGHEDGGDDGKAAVVLRTLSWSALLHGGVLYTMWGVLMALLSSLCCLVMPSAAGSGIPDVMAYLNGVMFPRIFNIRNLVVKTLSCILAVSAGLPVGTEGPMIHMGSLIGAGLPTGRSRSLGCSATSVFDLFRNPRDQRDFISAGAACGLTSAFSSPLGGMLFVLEEMATHFSVRLAWLVFLSCLSCMWIIQTCNSFLSGWHLVDRSAMALGDLREASIAMFYIDTVPENTVSLYTYTFIPTVMVAVLSGLLAVAYTVSSIRFSRWRSRCLFPTTLYRVLEPCVFASLFSTACYVLPLFTPCVPTPPHVREKKEALNVELFTAFCAQPETTHHPLATLTMTSPYNLLRLLFSRRSAGLFPAWSLLLHLAIYVVGSSYAGGMFISCGTVIPSLLIGAVEGRLIGVLFQRPVWADEGVVALIGAAAYFAGISRLTFALVVVMMELTADVSHITCLMLGILVAKSIADKCCHSFYHASLEVKAVPFLEAQTSMHLLDTYTARDIMTSPVTVLETMDTVLHVVEALTMTRHNAFPVVRVGKADQAYEGMITRAQLQLLLWVVYLREVGDASEVLVDEEGDDDGEANVGDGAADARSGMASKQVDAEGFLQSHVTAAELKRVHEFLFWNRLPSVPMMEHLPLSAIRSYIDLRPYVDNSAPYVQQGVCVSRAYYTFRHLGLRHLPVLDRTQRVVGILTRVSFVGDRLMEKVGTQPAEGFVDTDWRG, from the coding sequence ATGAGCGCCGCGTACGGCAATGCAGGCACTAGCGGGACGTTCGACACCCCGTCTGCTACCCTCCGCAGGCGGGAGGCGGACGCAGCGACGGCTGCCTGGTTCCACGAGCTTGtaaaggaggtggaggaggccggGGACGCCGAGGTGAATCGCGCTCGAGCGCCTCTGTTTGAGAAGGCGCACCGCCCGCACGTGTTTACAGCAGAGGAGCGGCGACGCATGGATTGCTATGAGAGCATCGATTACGCCGAGGGTCAGTCCCTCGTTCACCGCGTCAGCACCACTCGCCAAAGCAGCACGGACGCGAAGGGGTGGCTGCGCCTGCTGATGTTCGTCTTGATCGGCCTCGCCGTTGGTGGCTGGTCCCTCTTGGTGTTTCAGACGCTTGACTACCTTGCGGAGGTGAAGCTGGATGCGGTGCAGGGGGTGgtgcgcagccgcaacaGCACTTACCCGCCTTTCAATGCGTCCAGAATCTGCATGTCGGCGCTGTGCAACTCTGGACatgaggacggcggcgacgacggaaAGGCTGCGGTAGTGCTACGCACACTATCGTggtcagcgctgctgcacgggGGCGTACTGTACACGATGTGGGGCGTGCTGATGGCGCTTCTGTCGTCTCTCTGCTGCCTCGTCATGCcgagcgccgctggcagcggtATCCCGGATGTGATGGCGTACCTCAATGGCGTCATGTTCCCGCGCATCTTCAACATTCGCAACCTGGTGGTCAAGACGCTCTCCTGCATCCTCGCGGTGAGCGCCGGTTTGCCGGTGGGGACGGAGGGGCCTATGATCCACATGGGCTCGCTCATTGGAGCCGGGCTCCCCACCGGCCGCAGTCGCTCTTTGgggtgcagcgccacctccgtcTTTGATCTCTTTCGCAATCCGCGCGACCAGCGTGACTTCatctccgccggcgccgcctgtGGCTTGACGAGCGCCTTTTCTAGCCCGCTGGGGGGGATGCTGTTCGTCTtggaggagatggcgacTCATTTCTCTGTGCGTCTCGCGTGGCTCGTCTTTCTATCCTGTCTCTCGTGCATGTGGATCATCCAGACATGCAATTCCTTTCTATCTGGCTGGCATCTCGTCGACCGGTCCGCCATGGCGCTCGGTGATCTGCGCGAGGCGTCCATCGCGATGTTCTACATCGACACCGTGCCAGAGAACACGGTCTCCTTGTACACGTACACGTTCATCCCTACcgtgatggtggcggtgttgtCTGGCCTCTTGGCAGTGGCTTACACGGTCAGCAGCATCCGCTTCTCCCGctggcgctcgcgctgcctcTTCCCCACGACGCTGTACCGTGTGCTGGAGCCGTGCGTGTTCGCATCTCTTTTCTCCACGGCCTGCTACGTGTTGCCCCTTTTCACACCGTGCGTGCCGACCCCACCGCATGtgcgagagaagaaagaggccCTAAACGTGGAGCTCTTCACCGCATTCTGTGCACAGCCCGAAACAACCCATCACCCGCTCGCCACCCTCACCATGACCAGTCCTTACaacctgctgcgcctcttgtTCTCGCGCCGCTCGGCGGGGCTCTTCCCGGCATGGTCACTCCTCCTGCACCTCGCGATTTACGTGGTCGGTTCCAGCTACGCTGGTGGCATGTTCATCTCCTGCGGCACCGTCATACCGTCTCTGCTCATCGGCGCGGTCGAGGGGCGCCTCATCGGCGTTCTTTTTCAGCGCCCGGTGTGGGCGGATGAGGGCGTGGTCGCCCTTATCGGGGCCGCCGCATACTTTGCCGGCATCTCCCGCCTCACCTTCGCTCTTGTCGTCGTCATGATGGAGTTGACGGCGGATGTGTCACACATCACGTGTCTCATGCTCGGCATCCTGGTCGCCAAGAGCATCGCGGACAAGTGCTGCCATTCCTTTTACCACGCCTCGCTGGAGGTGAAGGCGGTCCCCTTCCTCGAGGCACAGACGAGCATGCACCTACTCGACACATACACGGCCCGCGACATCATGACAAGCCCGGTCACAGTGCTGGAGACGATGGACACCGTTCTGCACGTGGTCGAGGCGCTGACCATGACACGACACAACGCCTTCCCTGTCGTGCGAGTGGGTAAGGCGGACCAAGCCTACGAGGGCATgatcacgcgcgcgcagcttcagctgctgctctgggTCGTGTACCTGCGCGAGGTGGGTGATGCCTCAGAGGTACTCGTCGACGAGGAAGGTGATGACGATGGCGAGGCAaacgtcggcgacggcgcggcggatgCGCGGAGCGGGATGGCGTCGAAGCAGGTCGACGCCGAGGGCTTCCTTCAATCCCATgtcacggcagcggagctgaagcgcgTGCACGAGTTTCTTTTCTGGAACCGCCTGCCGAGCGTCCCCATGATGGAGCACCTGCCACTGTCTGCCATTCGCTCATACATCGACCTTCGCCCGTACGTGGACAACAGCGCGCCGTACGTGCAGCaaggcgtgtgcgtctcgAGGGCGTACTACACCTTTCGCCATCTGGGGCTGCGCCACCTGCCGGTGCTTGATCGGACACAGCGGGTCGTCGGGATCCTGACCAGGGTCAGCTTCGTGGGCGATCGACTCATGGAGAAGGTCGGCACGCAACCCGCTGAGGGCTTCGTCGACACCGATTGGAGAGGGTGA